Sequence from the Melanotaenia boesemani isolate fMelBoe1 chromosome 21, fMelBoe1.pri, whole genome shotgun sequence genome:
GAGCGACATAACCCTGGTACGTagtggaaacaaacaaaaaaagaaacaacataagttattgttaaacaaaatgaaatttcACAAAGCTTGGCCTCTGAAAGTGATTTATATTCTGTTCTGTTTCTCATACATTTCCATAGTATATTCTTACTTGCAGTAATTGTGGGTGCTATAAATAACTGCAGCCTTGCATGATGCTTAATTGCTGAGAAGATCTCTCTAAAGAGATATTCAAACaaactaagaaaagaaaatccagtAATTAAAAATCATTGTAATTTTCTGGCATGCGATTGGCCTCAGAGGTTTTTATAGGGCTGTTTAAGAAAACAGCCAACATACCATCATCCATCTGCACATCTGTGCCTTCCGCCTGATCATCTTCAAGCAAGACAGTTTTCTGGACAAGCTATATGTTTGTCTGTAAGAGATGAAACAGGAGTTGCAAGTCCTCTAGCCAACTGTGATGTGAAAGCAGAAGCAAACCTTGACTGCTGCTTGGTtatatgattaatttatttcttatatATGTTAAATATAATATGTCTTTATGCATGTTAAACctaatatgcttttttttttattgctgcttCAGTTAGTATCCCTTTTTAGTTGTGGTGCAAATTATGTCCCAATGTGAAAATGGAAATCAGGGAAGCATCCTCATCCATTCATGACTAAAAATGGAAATCAGACACTTACACAGACATGTTTGAAATTTACAAAATAGAGCAAAATGTCTGTGTGGCATCATTAATCTGATAAAATAAttgtaattatgtttttatttaaaaaaattaaactacagATAATCTTTTGCATCTGGGCCCAGGTGTTTTGTTGCTTACGCTCCAGCTTTTTTGGATTGTTGACATCTGATTTAAAAGTGGCATATATTAATCTAAAAACAGAGGGCAAGAGGGAAAGAGAATGAAATGAGTTTTTGTtctatttaaagttaaaaataattaaatatgagTACAGTGTGAATTATTTGCATataatttcattctgttttaatttacagcACCACATTTCTTTTTGGGAACAGGGTCGAATTAATCTTCCTCTTTTTTGGGGGTTTGTTTTGCACAGTGCGAAATCTGGGCCTGAACCCTATGGGAGAAGACACAGGGACAGCAGAGGTCCTGTCAAGTGTCATCATTGAACGTATGGTCTGATTttatacatccgtcatttcacacagtttaatttaataaggAATTTGTTATTGTTATAATGAAAGTGACCTTAATTCTTCTTGTAGGAGAGGACACAAGTATCCCaccactttttttcccctgtggCTCAATCAAAAGAGAAGTCTTGCCCACGGCTTTAAGGGAAAATGGTAAGCATTGTGAGCTATTGTTTCTCACTATTAAAAACTCAAGGTGATAAGACCCCTCTGGGGTTACactaattataaaataataattgcaCTACCTTTATCATTGTGGgaatctgtttctttgtttccagGAGTTCCCCTAGAGACGTTGACTGTCTATCAAACCGCTGAACATCCTGATCTTGAGAAAAATCTGAAGAACTGCTTCACAGAAGAGGTAGACTCCCACCACTCCTACTATATTTTAGAAATTGCTTTTCTTAAATACACAAAATGAtgatttttctgtgtgttatCAGGGAACTCCAGCAAGTATAGGTTTCTTCAGTCCCTCAGGAGTAAAGTTTTGCCTGGAAGGGGTACGCAGGCTGGCGGGTGAACAGCTGACTCAGATAAAGGTACAATCTCCTCATGGTTACACAtgcaaatgtataaaaaattCATAAATCTGTAGTATGGGACAGCTCTTCAGTGCCTCTGACTGACtttgtttccagtttgcagCCATCGGGCCAACTACTCAAGATGCAATGACAGCAGAGGGTCTTTGTGTGAGCTGTGCAGCAGAAAAGCCAACAGCTGAACACCTGGCAGCCGCGATTGCCAAGGCTCTACAGTGACCACCAACAGCCCTCCTAAATCCACCTATCTTATCTGTTTcctcttgtttattttgtgttttgtatgaATGTATTgcaatttttctcttttattttattgcttatCTCTTGATTGCTGGAGATACTGCAGCTCTATTGCACTAAGAAAATTAGCTGTTTGTGTCATAAAAGTCAAAGAAGCCTGAATTAAGAAATCAAAATTCTATTGTTCTCAAATCTATTTAAAGTGAATGTtaaattatcttaaaaaaataaactttatttggtATAATATGAAAGATTTTGTCAGGTTTTATTCATTGTAAAACactgaagtgtgtgtttgttcagaaCAGGTGTTGGTAATGGTCCTTAACCAGTTTTATTGCCCACATAAAAGTAAAGTTTATACTTTCTCTACAGGTCAGTTTAAAGCCACTAGAGCATAGATAACACATCCATGGAATTCAGTCAAATTTATCAGTTTGTATGTTTACTTTCGGCACAGAAGTGAGGAAAGTGGGCAATCTCCAGAGAGTCACACCTTTAGATGGGTGTGGAGAAACTCAGGATTAGCTTATAAAGCagtgttgctctttgctttccACAACACATCTTCTACAAAACCTCTGGCGTAAACCGCTGCCACGATGCTGACTTTTATCCAGCTGATCATGTTACTTTTCTTAATGATCATTAGCTCCAGTTACACAGAAAGACTTTTCCATAATCGGGATCATTCTGATATGCAGATGATCAATCCTCACCAAGCGGCAATCATAACAGATGAGCATAAAGCAGAGGTAATTCTTCTTTTAATGTCCTTTTCAATTTAATATCTATATTAAACATCTAACGAGTAACTACTAAATCTTGTTTAAGTTATTTCTCTCTAGATACGGTTTCATCAAATCAGTTAACTGGAAGGAGATCCATTTGGAGGATTCAGACACATCTTTCAGTGATGACTTCCTGGATGACCTTCAAGCCATGATCCAGGAGGGAACCTCAGTGCCTCATGCAAGGGTTTCTTCTCAAAGTGGTGATGAAGATGGCCAGGACAGTCAAACTGAGAATCGAGAATTTATTTCAGCTCTGAAAGAGTTTCAAAGGGTGTCAGGTCTACCTGTTACAGGAGTGTTTGATGAGGCCACCAAGGAAGCAATGAACAAACCAAGATGTGGAGTCCCTGACCAGGAGATAGACCTGAACACTCACGTAGTACCTGAGAACAGTGGTGGCTTAGATATTGAAAACAGTCCGAGAGACAGTTTTAATGAGACTGACAgcaacaacacagaaaacaatatAATCAGTGGCTCTGCtaattcctctgaaaatggcATGTTCAATTTTAATGAGACAGAAAATGCTCTCATGGGCATTTCAAATGACACAAGTATGAATATTACAACAGATGTCTTAAATATTACTTCTCTAAACAGCTCACGTGACATCGGTCTGGGTAATGAAAGTGTAAACACATATCAGAGTGAAACAGTGAGGCGCAGAAAGCGTCACCTTGCCATTCTTGTGTCCAAAAGCAGACATAAGAGAGATTTAAGTGAAACTGGTCATATGGCCTTTTCTAAGACTGTCTTGAAGTGGAGGCTAATTGGTGAAGGTTACAGCAGCCAGTTGACTATTGAAGAACAAAGATATATCTTCAGGTTGGCCTTCAGGATGTGGAGTGAGGTGTCACCACTGGAATTTGTAGAGGATACAAGGTCACCTTTGGAGGATGTTGACATCAAGCTGGGCTTTGGTACAGGTAGGCATCAGTCAATATGTAACAAATACAACATATTTCATGAATACATAAGGGGAAATATTAgactttggtttggttttgataTAACTTCTAAAGTAGTGGCAAAATTGGGTCAATTGAACTCAGCGTTGGCACAAttggctttgttttgtttgaggCTGAGTACTGTTACAGAAATAGTTATAAGGTTTGACacactttttttgtgtgtgtttgtgtgtttgcatttggaTAAAGTTTGGCTGGAAGTGGCTTCATTATGGACTATGAATGGGGACCTAAATTGGGCAAAGTTGCAGACCAGGAATATCTAAGGCCAGTGTACCTGggtccattttttcttttttaatgttttaaatttggaATTTGAGGATTTATAGAGACAAAGGAATTaggcattttacaatgtttgtgAGGATTAGACTCCTCTTTAATCTGACTAAGTTGGATGATATGACCCACATCCTACATACTGTATCTTCATTTACATGTAAGATTTGATGGTGAAGCATCCATACCATACATGTTGGTAAAGGCATCTATCATcaatgttctagaaagcagaaCTACATTGTTTTTACACAGAAGCATTTTAGGCCAGCATACCTGCCTGTTGTGTAAAATATGCATCACTGTAGTGAGAAGCCAGCACATATTCTTTGACATTCTGtgcctttttttctccacaCAGGAAGACATCTGGGATGTAACCAAAGATTTGATGGCACTGGTCAAGAATTTGCCCATGCCTGGTTCCTTGGTGATATacattttgatgatgatgagcaTTTCACTGCTCCCAATACTGGCAGTGGGATAAGTCTGTTAAAAGTGAGCATGCTAAAGCACAATTCAACAagtaactgaaataaaacacaatgaaagGTTCAGTAACAGCACTTTAAATTGACTGTCTATTAGGTTGCAGTTCATGAGATTGGTCATGTTTTGGGTTTACCCCACATCTACAGACCGGGATCTATAATGCAGCCAAGCTATCTGCCCCATGAGTCGGGCTTTGAGATGGACTGGATGGACAGAAAAGCTATACAGCATCTCTATGGTAGGTGGACACAACATTATCTAGTTGATACTCAGTCACAAAAATACAAAGTCTAATTTTCACAGTTTAAGGACTAAATGGACacaaactatttgttttctgttttgtgcttgTGTTTGACACCAGGTGACTGTAAAGGTCGGTTCAACACAGTGTTTGACTGGatcagaaaagagaaaacaccaaGTGGGAAGGTGGTCATCCGTTTCAACACATATTTTATGAGAGATGGCTGGTACTGGCTTTatgagaacagaaataatagaaCACGTTATGGTGATCCAGTTGCACTACAGATTGGGTGGCATGGGATTCCCATGGATGGAGTGGACGCATATGCACATGTGTGGTCCAGAAAAAGAGATGCTGTTTACTTCTTCAAAGGTAGATAAACACGTAAACAATTTCCCAAAAGTGAGTGGCCATTTTGCTCTTACAACATCGGTTCTGTACAGGTATTTGGTGagagttgtttctgttttcacaggTACTCAGTTCTGGAGGTATGACAATGAGAATGATCGCATGCTCAAACAAGACTCTGAAGGTCATCAGTACCCCAGATTAATCTCGGAAGGTTTCCCAGGGGTGCCTGGCCCCATTGACACAGCCTTTTTTGACAGGAGGGATTCCCACATCTACTTCTTCAAAAACTCTCAtgtaagaaaaatacatttaaaaaaaaggcggtgtgtgtgtgtgtgtgtgtgtgtgtgtgtgtgtgtgtgtgtgtgtttgtgaggggGATGTTGAAGTCTGGATGTAAACATTAGTTTTTCAACTGTCATTGCTGCTACAGCTGCCATGGTTACATCCATGTGTTCATAAATGGCAGCTTTATCTGGGTTTTGGAAGCAGAGCTGaggcacagcagagagggaggggcCTACAagttgtatattttttaaatactgcaGATTTGCTATGGTAGCACAGTATGAAATGGTACAGGTCCTCGTGtcctgtaatgcttttaatgtgttATGCAAAGCActctgaattgtcttgtacatgaaatttgcttttcaaataaacttgccttggcTTACCCCAGGTAGAACATATGCACAAAGGAAATTAATAGGAAAATGAATATCATTTGAGCATTAGGGAGTTAAGGATGAAGCTGCCTTGCATAATGTATATACCATGCCTGTACTTTGTACTCAATGGGAACTTGAATAAAATGTGTGCATATGTAGTGCTCAGGGGGAATTATGTAGCCTATAATTGTCCCTATATGTGAAATCTTGATTTCTTATCTTGAAATTTAAGAGCAAATGATTATACACTAATTGCCCATATTGTTAATTGTTTCTCTACTTTATAAGGGAATGCATTCAAGCAAACAAAGGTGCTAAATTTTCTTAGTgatttgttttcctgttgtaATTACACTGCTCCTGTTATAGAGAGAAACAACTGTCTCTTCAAACAGGTGTATGCATTCAGTGTGGAAGCCAACAGCTTGGCAAGAGGCTTCCCCAAAAACATCAGAGATGTTTTCCCTCCAGTGGAGAGTGGAGACCATCCAGATGGCAACATTGATGCTGCCTACTTCTCCTACACCCACAATGCTATCTTTCTACTCAAGGGCACACGTTTTTGGCAAGTGGTGGGGAGCCGCGACCGGTGGCGCCAGCCTTTTCTGCCACGAAATGGCCTATTGCCACACAAAGAGGTGGATCAGCAATGGTTTGACATCTGTGATGTTCATCCAACTGCACTCAAACTAACCCGCTGACGGTCTACAGATGTAGCCTACTGATTTACCTGTAGGTATATTTGCTAGCATATGTTTGCAGACATcaattatccttttttttccttcttcttttcttcgATGTTAACTGTGTAATAatctaaaagacaaaaataactttgttggctaatttaatttatttttatgtttttaatgaagtgagctaatgaataatttaaccatttatttctctgtttcatATTGCAGATGTCGAGTTCATATAGGCACATATATTGTCAGTGAATATTACTTGATTAGAGTAATTAAGGCTTTATAGAGATAAAAGATACAGAGAATCTATTCCTTCAATAAAAGTGTAGTTTTACTAAAATATATGTATACGTTTGACTGTGAATGGAAGTGTTAGAAAAAGATGAAACTTGTaattattaaacaataaaaaaacccAATTTGATATAGTGAAAAACAATTACTCAGTGATACATTTCTACAAATCTCTCCTTGAAAACTTGCATTAGGGATTTATCAAAAGAGTGTGATCTGACTTCTAGACTGAAGCAAAATGATTTAAAAGGTTCTCGTCATAGTACTTGAAGCTGTTATATTTTATAGCAATCATTCCACAATGTTGCAAAGAAACCAACATTGATTCTGTAATCAATGTTACTTGAACACTCTTATTAATTCAGCTCATTTTAGGAGATTAAGCTCCTGGTGGGACTTGGATAACTAGCATTGTGCTGCAGGGGCTCCATAGGCAATATTAATAAATTGAAGTAGAAATCAATTACAAGCAAAGGCACAAAATGTCACAGTAACTGAAACCACAAAAAATGGATATCATGTCATGATGAGTCTGTTTACACATTTTATGAAGCAGCATAAACGGCATACAAATAAATTCCATTGTGCATATACTGCTGTGGAGGTGTGCATATTTTTTTCAGAGCTAgaattttgtcatttcttttaagATTTTAGAGGGTTAAACagagttggtattgaacctggttTATAAATGGACGACTTTTACAATATATACAAGGATGTTGCTAATCAAAGGGAACAAATGAGCActgatttatttagaaaataaaaacacatttattttaattttgcagGAATTATTGGTAGAACAATGCTGAATTCAGTAGATGAGATGATGAGAT
This genomic interval carries:
- the uros gene encoding uroporphyrinogen-III synthase produces the protein MHVLLFKEPREGESGPDPYIAALASHGHKATLIPVLSFKFVSLNILSDKLFQPDKHGGLIFTSPRAVKAVKMCLEAEERREEWNKSVKDKWNTKSIYVVGKATAALVRNLGLNPMGEDTGTAEVLSSVIIEREDTSIPPLFFPCGSIKREVLPTALRENGVPLETLTVYQTAEHPDLEKNLKNCFTEEGTPASIGFFSPSGVKFCLEGVRRLAGEQLTQIKFAAIGPTTQDAMTAEGLCVSCAAEKPTAEHLAAAIAKALQ
- the mmp21 gene encoding matrix metallopeptidase-21, producing the protein MLTFIQLIMLLFLMIISSSYTERLFHNRDHSDMQMINPHQAAIITDEYGFIKSVNWKEIHLEDSDTSFSDDFLDDLQAMIQEGTSVPHARVSSQSGDEDGQDSQTENREFISALKEFQRVSGLPVTGVFDEATKEAMNKPRCGVPDQEIDLNTHVVPENSGGLDIENSPRDSFNETDSNNTENNIISGSANSSENGMFNFNETENALMGISNDTSMNITTDVLNITSLNSSRDIGLGNESVNTYQSETVRRRKRHLAILVSKSRHKRDLSETGHMAFSKTVLKWRLIGEGYSSQLTIEEQRYIFRLAFRMWSEVSPLEFVEDTRSPLEDVDIKLGFGTGRHLGCNQRFDGTGQEFAHAWFLGDIHFDDDEHFTAPNTGSGISLLKVAVHEIGHVLGLPHIYRPGSIMQPSYLPHESGFEMDWMDRKAIQHLYGDCKGRFNTVFDWIRKEKTPSGKVVIRFNTYFMRDGWYWLYENRNNRTRYGDPVALQIGWHGIPMDGVDAYAHVWSRKRDAVYFFKGTQFWRYDNENDRMLKQDSEGHQYPRLISEGFPGVPGPIDTAFFDRRDSHIYFFKNSHVYAFSVEANSLARGFPKNIRDVFPPVESGDHPDGNIDAAYFSYTHNAIFLLKGTRFWQVVGSRDRWRQPFLPRNGLLPHKEVDQQWFDICDVHPTALKLTR